Genomic segment of Streptomyces zhihengii:
CGCCGACGCCGAGCACCAGCACCGAGAGCGAGGTCACGATCCGGGCGCCCCAGCGGGGCCGTCTCGCCCGGGGGGCGGGGCGGCGGCCGGGCACCGGCCGCGCGGGCCGGGGGGCCGGACGCCTGGGACGGGGCGGTGGGGGCAAGGGACACCTCCGCAAAGGACGGGATCCTGCACCGGGACCGACGGCAGGGAATCCTGAGCACCGTAGGCCCATACGATCTGCGACACCGGCCGCCGCGCCTGGGGGTCCCCCGTTCGCGGTAACGTGGCGGGCGATGAACGCCACGCCGCCTGTTTCCGTGATCATGCCGGTCCTCAACGAGGAGCGGCACCTGCGCAACTCGGTCCGTCACATCCTCGAGCAGGAGTACGACGGCGAGATGGAGGTGGTGATCGCGCTCGGACCGTCCACGGACCGTACCGACGAGATCGCCGCAGAACTCGTGCGCGAGGACCCCCGCGTCCACACCGTGCCGAACCCGACCGGCCGCACCCCGGCCGCGCTGAACGCCGCCATCAAGGCGTCGCGCCACCCGATCGTCGTCCGCGTCGACGGCCACGGCATGCTGTCGCCGAACTACATCGCCACCGCCGTGCGCCTCCTGGAGGAGACCGGCGCCCAGAACGTCGGCGGCATCATGCACGCCGAGGGCGAGAACACCTGGGAGGACGCGGTCGCCGCGGCCATGACGTCGAAGATCGGCGTGGGCAACGCGGCCTTCCACACGGGCGGCGCCGCCGGCCCCGCGGAGACCGTGTACCTGGGCGTCTTCCGCCGTGAGGCGCTGGAGCAGCAGGGCGGCTACAACGTGGAGTTCATCCGCGCCCAGGACTGGGAGCTGAACTTCCGGATCCGCGAGGCGGGCGGCCTGATCTGGTTCTCGCCCGAGCTGCGGGTCCAGTACCGTCCCCGCCCCTCGGTGCGCGCGCTGGCCAAGCAGTACAAGGACTACGGCCGCTGGCGCCATGTCGTCGCCCGCTACCACGCCGGCTCCATCAACCTGCGCTACCTCGCCCCGCCGGTGGCCGTGTGCGCCATCGCCGCCGGGCTGGTCGTGGGCGCGGCGGTCACGCCCTGGGCGCTGGTGGTGCCCGGCGGCTACCTCGCGGCCATCGCCGCGGGCTCGGTCCCGGCGGGCAAGGGGCTGCCCCTCGCGGCCCGGCTGAAGATCCCCGTCGCCCTCGCCACCATGCACATGTCCTGGGGCTACGGCTTCCTGACCAGTCCGCGCTCGCTCGCGAAGAAGGTCATCGCCAGCCGCCGTCCCCCGGTGAGCACCGCGGCCTGAGACACCCCCGCCGTACGACGCCGGCCCGCCCCCTGCGCAGGGGGCGGGCCGGCGTCGTACGGCGGGTGCGGGATCAGAAGCGGTAGGGCCAGTAGATGTCCATGCACTCGCCCTTGTTGTCGCCCATGACCGTCTCGGTGTTCTTCGGCGGTCCGGAGGCCGGGTCGGCCTTCGGGAAGGTGTTCCCCGTCCGCCAGTCGGCGCCGACCACCAGGGTCACGCCGGACACGTCGGCCGACTTCTTCACCGCGCTCGTGGGGACGCCCAGGGCCTTGGCCACGGCGTGCGCGTCGCCCTCCAGGTCGGCGCTCGGGAACAGGAGCTGGGTGCGCTTCTGCGACTCGGGGGTGGCGTCCGCCTTGGCCCCCGTGAAGCCCTTCTCCGCCAGCAGCCCGGCCACGGTGGCCGCCCGGCGCTGCGTGGGCTGCTGCGTGGTGGAGCCGGTGCCGTTGCGGACCATGATCCCGATGTCCGCCGGGTCGGCGGCCGGGTCCTTGGGCGCGGCCGGCTTCTTCGCCTCGGACGTGGGCTCCTTGCCGTCCACGGGGAGGTCCTCGCGCAGCATCTCCCAGAGGCGCTCGGCCTCACCCGGGGCGGGCAGCACATGCGCGTTCGGGTTCTGCGGGTCGGGGATGCGCGGCATCGTCAGCATCGCGATACGGCTGGTGGGCACGTCCTTGAGCGTCATGCTGAGGTCGAACAGCTTCTTGACGGTGCCGATCTCCTGCGAGACCTGGAGCGACTTGGTGGCCGTCTCCGCGAGGTCCATGAGCTGACCGGTGTCCGTGAAGGCGTTCTGGTCCTTCAGCTTGCGGATGACCGAGTTCATGTACATGTGCTGGGCCTTGGAGCGGCCGAAGTCGCTCTCGAAGGCGTGGCGGGTGCGCAGCCACTGGAGCGCCTGCTCGCCCTGGATCGGCCAGGTGCCGGCCTTGAGCCGCAGCCCGGAGCCGCCCGGGACACCGGGCTTGGGGCCGTCGTAGACGTTCTGCCGGACGCAGACGTCGGCGCCGCCGATCGCGTCCGCCATCGAGACCACGCCCGCGAAGTCGACCATCATCCAGTGGTCGATGTAGACCCCGGTGAGCTCCTGCCAGGTGGCCAGCGTGCAGCCGGCGCCGCCGCGCTGGAGCGTCGCGTTGATCAGGTCGCGGGTGGCGGGGAAGTTCTCCTTGGTCTTCGGGTCGGTGCACTTGGGGATGTCGACCTTGGTGTCGCGCGGGATGGAGACGACCGACGCGTTCTTGCGGTCGGCCGACACGTGCAGCAGCATCTGCACATCCGCGAGCGGCTTCGCCCCGACGCTCTTCTTCGAACCGCCGAGCTTGAGGTTGGCGGCGGTGTTCCGGCTGTCCGAGCCGATGAGCAGCACGTTGAGCGGGGTCTGCCCGGCCGCGTTGGGCGCGGTCTTGCGCACGTCGGAGTCGGCGGCGCTCCGTTCGCCCTTGCGGATGTTGCTGTTCAGGTGCTCGTAGTACAGGTAGCCCGCTCCTGCGGTGCCGAGGATCAGCACCGCCAGCGACAGCGCGATCAGGCGCCCTATCCGGCGCTTCCCGCGTTTCGCACGGCGTCGCGGAGCCCCGCCGCGCCGGTGCGAGCCGCCCCGCGGATCCGCCGCCGTGCCGTCGGCCGTGTCCTCGCCGTCGCCGTGGCCGTCGCCGTCGGCGCCGGTCCGGGCGCCGCCGGGCGCCCTGCGGCTGCCCGGGACGCGTCCGCCCTCCTCGTACAGGCTCTCGTCCCAGCCGAAATCGCCGGGTTCCGGTTGAGGCCCGCGCTGACGCGTTCCCTCCCCACGGACCTTGCTCTGTCCCACCCCAAGCCCCCCTGTGTTCAGGCTCTCCCCGATGAGCCCGGTTCCGATGTCACGCGGCGCAGATCTTCTTGTCCGCCTGCACCGCGTCGTCCGGCGCCTTTGCCGGACCGGTGATGGGCACCCCCGCGCCCTTGAAGTCCGGGCCGAGGGTCAGCGTCATCGCTTCCAGCCCCTCGGCGTCGGTCGTGCCCGGCTTGAGCGCCGTGGCGGGCAGGCCCATCAGGTCCGCGAGCTTGCGGGCCTGGTCGGCCTGGTTGGGCGCGTACACCAGCGTCGTCTGCGAGACGTCCGCGGGCGCGTTGCCCTTGTTGGTGGACTTCAGGACACCCTCGGTGTTCTGGAGCCAGTCCAGCGTCTTCTGGGCGGCGCCCTGCGGGCCACCGCCGTTGAGCACGTCCACACGGACGCCGGAGGCCTCCGCCCTGGTTCCCTCCAGCAGCTTGGCCTGCTCGGCCTGAGCGGCCTGCTGCTTCTCCTTCTTCTGCGCCTCGACCTCGGTCAGCGAGATGTCGTTCTTGACCATCGAGAACAGCGAGTCCGCCTTGGACGGGTTCAGGATGACCGTGGCCTTGACCTTCTCCGCCGGGTTGTCCAGCACCGGGACGGTGGCGAAGGTCAGGTTCTTCATGTCGAACTTGCCGAGTTCCAGGCCGAGATCGCGGAGCTTCCCTATGTCGTCGATCTTCGAGTCGACCGTCAGCGCCTTGGTGCCCGCCTCGGCGAGCTTGACCAGCTTGGTGGGGCTGGTGAGCGTGTCGTTCGACTTCAGGGTGCGCATCAGCGAACTGAGGAACTGCTGCTGGATCTTGATCCGGTCGAGGTCGCCCTGGTTGCCGAAGGAGTGCCGGGTCCGCACGAACGCGAGGGCCTCCTCGCCCTCGATCGTGTGGTCGCCGGCCGGCAGGTTCAGATGGGAGTCCGGGTCCTTGACGTCCTTGGCGAGGCAGATCGGGACACCGCCGACGGCCGAGGTCAGCGTCTTGACGGCGTTGAAGTCGGCGACCATGAAGTGGTCCATGGTGATGCCGGTCATCTCGGTGACCGTCCGCATGGTGCAGCTCGGCGTACGGCCCGCCTGGCCGAGGCTCGTGTTGAAGCGGACGCCCTGCTGACCGGGGATGACCTTGGTGGAGCCGTCCTCCTGCGTCGTCGGGCAGTCCGGGATGTCCGTGATGAGGTCACGGGGGATGCTCAGCGCCGTCGCGTTGGTGCGGTCCTTGGACACGTGCAGCAGCACGGTGGTGTCCGCGTGGCCGGGGCTGTTCTTGTCGCCGTAGCCCTCGTTGCCCGCGCCGGTGCGCTTGTCCGTGCCGATCA
This window contains:
- a CDS encoding glycosyltransferase family 2 protein → MNATPPVSVIMPVLNEERHLRNSVRHILEQEYDGEMEVVIALGPSTDRTDEIAAELVREDPRVHTVPNPTGRTPAALNAAIKASRHPIVVRVDGHGMLSPNYIATAVRLLEETGAQNVGGIMHAEGENTWEDAVAAAMTSKIGVGNAAFHTGGAAGPAETVYLGVFRREALEQQGGYNVEFIRAQDWELNFRIREAGGLIWFSPELRVQYRPRPSVRALAKQYKDYGRWRHVVARYHAGSINLRYLAPPVAVCAIAAGLVVGAAVTPWALVVPGGYLAAIAAGSVPAGKGLPLAARLKIPVALATMHMSWGYGFLTSPRSLAKKVIASRRPPVSTAA
- a CDS encoding LCP family protein, which translates into the protein MGQSKVRGEGTRQRGPQPEPGDFGWDESLYEEGGRVPGSRRAPGGARTGADGDGHGDGEDTADGTAADPRGGSHRRGGAPRRRAKRGKRRIGRLIALSLAVLILGTAGAGYLYYEHLNSNIRKGERSAADSDVRKTAPNAAGQTPLNVLLIGSDSRNTAANLKLGGSKKSVGAKPLADVQMLLHVSADRKNASVVSIPRDTKVDIPKCTDPKTKENFPATRDLINATLQRGGAGCTLATWQELTGVYIDHWMMVDFAGVVSMADAIGGADVCVRQNVYDGPKPGVPGGSGLRLKAGTWPIQGEQALQWLRTRHAFESDFGRSKAQHMYMNSVIRKLKDQNAFTDTGQLMDLAETATKSLQVSQEIGTVKKLFDLSMTLKDVPTSRIAMLTMPRIPDPQNPNAHVLPAPGEAERLWEMLREDLPVDGKEPTSEAKKPAAPKDPAADPADIGIMVRNGTGSTTQQPTQRRAATVAGLLAEKGFTGAKADATPESQKRTQLLFPSADLEGDAHAVAKALGVPTSAVKKSADVSGVTLVVGADWRTGNTFPKADPASGPPKNTETVMGDNKGECMDIYWPYRF
- a CDS encoding LCP family protein, which produces MDAQSRGRAEDIDPADQWVMNPQTGNYELRLDQSAPQSSASSSRPAGARRAARGAAPADEAAAPSRTATRRRQQGGEERAAEVPVQRSRRAGGGDRVPPQAGRRKRKPAGSRKKKVLLWTGGGLALLMVGTASAGYLYYEHLNSNITSVPDDNAGTGGFSKDRAINILLIGTDKRTGAGNEGYGDKNSPGHADTTVLLHVSKDRTNATALSIPRDLITDIPDCPTTQEDGSTKVIPGQQGVRFNTSLGQAGRTPSCTMRTVTEMTGITMDHFMVADFNAVKTLTSAVGGVPICLAKDVKDPDSHLNLPAGDHTIEGEEALAFVRTRHSFGNQGDLDRIKIQQQFLSSLMRTLKSNDTLTSPTKLVKLAEAGTKALTVDSKIDDIGKLRDLGLELGKFDMKNLTFATVPVLDNPAEKVKATVILNPSKADSLFSMVKNDISLTEVEAQKKEKQQAAQAEQAKLLEGTRAEASGVRVDVLNGGGPQGAAQKTLDWLQNTEGVLKSTNKGNAPADVSQTTLVYAPNQADQARKLADLMGLPATALKPGTTDAEGLEAMTLTLGPDFKGAGVPITGPAKAPDDAVQADKKICAA